The following are encoded in a window of Arcobacter arenosus genomic DNA:
- a CDS encoding GGDEF domain-containing protein, which produces MSDKLRQVTYMTVKNLKNEDIILPGKYSTTFETFAKGLELDVKDENVVLKELSNDTNYVNNIVKKTNKNLDNFYKSTTDAQIAIKNNDSNSLEKINLEIAQMRREINALQKQLFSDPLTGAYNRKWFTDEYLNDDIFQHDGFIAFLDLNKFKRINDTYGHIVGDQVLKYLVRFLKKELQTPGVDIVRYAGDEFIVLFNKEKTTVLNVDRTIFEAQEKLSHQKLKSAKIDELQFSFSFGISPFKKGDYAEVILNTVDELMYKNKEASREN; this is translated from the coding sequence ATGAGCGATAAATTAAGACAAGTCACTTATATGACTGTAAAAAACTTAAAAAATGAAGATATTATTTTACCTGGCAAATATTCAACTACTTTTGAAACCTTTGCAAAGGGCCTTGAACTAGATGTTAAAGATGAAAATGTAGTATTAAAAGAATTAAGTAATGATACAAACTATGTAAATAATATAGTTAAAAAAACAAACAAAAATCTAGATAATTTTTATAAATCAACAACAGATGCTCAAATTGCTATAAAGAATAATGATAGTAATTCTTTAGAAAAAATCAATTTAGAAATTGCTCAAATGAGAAGAGAAATCAATGCTTTACAAAAACAACTTTTTTCTGACCCTTTAACTGGAGCATACAACAGAAAATGGTTTACAGATGAATACTTAAATGATGATATTTTTCAACATGATGGTTTTATCGCCTTTTTAGACCTAAACAAATTTAAGCGTATAAACGATACTTATGGACATATTGTTGGTGACCAAGTTTTAAAATATCTTGTAAGATTTTTAAAAAAAGAGTTGCAAACCCCAGGTGTAGATATCGTAAGATATGCAGGTGATGAATTTATAGTTTTATTTAACAAAGAAAAAACTACAGTTTTAAATGTAGATAGAACTATCTTTGAAGCCCAAGAAAAACTTTCACACCAAAAATTAAAATCTGCAAAAATAGATGAACTTCAGTTCTCTTTTTCTTTTGGGATTAGTCCTTTTAAAAAGGGTGATTATGCGGAAGTGATTCTTAATACCGTTGATGAACTTATGTATAAAAACAAAGAGGCAAGTAGAGAAAATTAA
- a CDS encoding DUF6088 family protein yields MELYNKVFYFISGHGRGWAFSPKDLLSKFTRQEADSVLSDLTKEGKIRRVARGVYDYPKYSKLLKKDLSPDIEQVARAYARKFNWRIEVSGDTALNLLKLSTQIPGNYLYYSDGPSKTYTLNDGAKIEFKKSVLKNIGFKYKESSLLVQALKTLGKENINDKVIEKIRTQIDDSMYEKILKDTKSSTVWIYETIKEVCKNG; encoded by the coding sequence ATGGAACTCTATAATAAAGTATTTTACTTCATATCAGGTCATGGTAGGGGGTGGGCATTTTCACCAAAAGATTTATTGTCAAAATTTACAAGACAAGAAGCAGATAGTGTTCTATCTGATTTAACAAAAGAAGGTAAAATAAGAAGAGTAGCCAGAGGAGTATATGATTATCCTAAATATAGTAAGTTATTAAAAAAAGATTTAAGCCCAGATATTGAACAAGTAGCACGTGCCTATGCAAGAAAATTTAACTGGAGAATAGAAGTTAGTGGAGATACTGCATTAAACCTACTTAAGCTATCAACTCAAATACCAGGAAACTATCTTTATTATAGTGATGGACCAAGTAAAACATATACTCTTAATGATGGAGCAAAAATAGAATTCAAAAAATCTGTACTAAAAAATATAGGTTTTAAATATAAAGAGAGTTCACTTTTAGTTCAAGCATTAAAAACTTTAGGTAAAGAAAATATCAATGATAAGGTAATAGAAAAGATAAGAACTCAAATAGATGATTCAATGTATGAAAAAATATTAAAGGATACAAAATCTTCAACGGTATGGATTTATGAAACGATAAAAGAGGTATGCAAAAATGGATAA
- a CDS encoding nucleotidyl transferase AbiEii/AbiGii toxin family protein translates to MDNIVNLLKEERQELFSETARLMHTTNAIVEKDFWLVWTLSKIFSDERLNKILMFKGGTSLSKVFHLIGRFSEDIDLILDWNLVSQTDPNDERSKNKQDKYNKEVNETAKVYIKDELLPIMSELLSPHCICKIDEEDEHNINITYPSSFKDDYLRPQILLEIGPLASWLPHDNYEISSYAAEHFPDLFTQVKCNVNAIVAHRTFWEKATILHQEAHRAEEKTMPPRYSRHYYDLAIMATSNVKDDALKDLDLLEKVVEFKKKFYPVNWANYDSAKVGTLKLIPPKYRIKELEEDYKAMGNMIFDKHLEFDEIIEILTNLENEINS, encoded by the coding sequence ATGGATAATATTGTAAATCTATTAAAAGAAGAAAGACAAGAACTATTTAGCGAAACAGCTAGACTTATGCATACTACTAATGCAATTGTTGAAAAAGATTTTTGGCTTGTATGGACTCTTAGCAAAATCTTTAGTGATGAAAGATTAAATAAAATACTGATGTTTAAAGGTGGAACATCACTTTCAAAAGTATTTCACCTTATTGGAAGATTTTCTGAAGATATTGATTTAATTTTAGATTGGAATCTAGTATCCCAAACTGACCCAAATGATGAAAGAAGTAAAAATAAACAAGATAAATACAATAAGGAAGTAAATGAAACTGCAAAAGTTTATATAAAAGATGAACTATTACCAATTATGAGTGAACTGCTATCCCCTCATTGTATTTGCAAAATTGATGAAGAAGATGAACATAATATCAATATAACATACCCCTCTTCATTTAAAGATGATTATCTAAGACCACAAATACTATTAGAAATAGGGCCATTAGCATCATGGTTACCGCATGATAATTATGAAATCAGTTCTTATGCAGCAGAACATTTTCCTGATTTATTTACACAAGTAAAATGTAATGTAAATGCAATTGTTGCACATAGGACATTTTGGGAGAAAGCAACTATATTACATCAAGAAGCACATAGAGCAGAAGAAAAAACTATGCCTCCTAGATACTCTAGACATTACTATGATTTAGCAATTATGGCTACTTCAAATGTGAAAGATGATGCACTAAAAGATTTAGACCTATTAGAAAAAGTAGTTGAATTTAAGAAGAAATTTTATCCTGTAAATTGGGCTAATTATGATAGTGCAAAAGTTGGTACACTAAAATTAATCCCACCAAAATATAGGATAAAAGAACTAGAAGAAGATTACAAAGCAATGGGTAATATGATTTTTGATAAGCATTTAGAATTTGATGAAATTATTGAGATTTTAACTAATTTGGAAAATGAAATAAATAGTTAA
- a CDS encoding metallophosphoesterase, which produces MINILNNIVLLYLKEHYYMYIVCVLGNHDYYLIGPEAATKYIDSFKRVEEMRNLINKEQNMYCLNGDFVQINGIVFAGFDSWYNEGYLERQYPMESFPPYSTNQIWSQFMNDADYIYGITNYDDIWKIEKSKIETVYEQCDVMITHVNPSCKDEHINIKYRNNPSNIFFSFEGEKYRKCGNMKYWIFGHTHEELEYKEFGVKCLCNPLGYPGEREDGVNIKSFKIDFKSIK; this is translated from the coding sequence ATGATCAATATATTAAATAACATAGTTTTATTATACTTAAAAGAACATTATTATATGTATATAGTCTGTGTTTTAGGAAATCATGATTATTATCTAATTGGTCCAGAAGCTGCAACAAAATACATAGACTCTTTTAAAAGAGTTGAAGAGATGAGGAACTTAATCAATAAAGAGCAGAATATGTATTGTCTTAATGGTGATTTCGTTCAAATTAATGGGATTGTTTTTGCAGGCTTTGATTCTTGGTACAATGAAGGATACCTTGAAAGACAATATCCAATGGAGTCTTTCCCTCCATATTCAACAAATCAAATCTGGAGTCAGTTTATGAATGATGCAGATTATATATATGGGATTACGAATTATGATGATATTTGGAAAATTGAAAAGTCAAAAATAGAAACAGTTTATGAACAGTGTGATGTAATGATTACGCATGTCAATCCATCTTGTAAAGATGAGCATATAAATATTAAATATCGAAATAATCCTTCTAATATATTTTTTTCTTTTGAAGGAGAGAAATATAGAAAGTGTGGGAATATGAAGTATTGGATATTTGGACATACTCATGAAGAATTAGAATATAAAGAGTTTGGAGTAAAATGTCTTTGTAATCCACTAGGCTATCCAGGTGAGAGAGAAGATGGAGTAAATATAAAAAGCTTTAAAATAGATTTTAAAAGTATAAAATAA
- a CDS encoding EAL domain-containing protein produces MLFNILIIDDEFTSKNFSFITDSLDNTKISILSDYSTISAVLKEEFIHMIIINPDIFSLEDFKEIIEENNLNYTTNPILIIGEEKDIQVEFDFIFDYISYMMPQELIIRKIRFCKKLFERELNYQTSINKLLYTDSLTQLPNRVKLIKDLQNDSLHINALAIIDIKNFRGINDFFGIRIGDKVLKHTKELLTKYIELVHNRVTLYKFPSDVFCLANINLSKKEFQNLVFYMLSGINNQIIKEQEYEIDIDAVAGITFSTKKNKLITADLALQKAKTENKLYLVFYEKLDNLEEYESNMYWAKKLKKALLDDDVIVYFQPILDNRTKKVQRYEALVRLYDKQNDEVVAPYHFLDISKKACLYKDITKNVIEKSFKEFENLDYEFSINISYEDINDPTFLIYIEEMLKKYQVSKRLTWEILENENIKNYDVLICFIKAVKKLGCKVSIDDFGTGYSNFEHLLKMDVDCLKIDASLIKNIVKDKTSYKIVETIIKFAKNLNLKTVAEFVENKEIFELVNKLDIDFSQGDYISEPLEKPNFKEDFI; encoded by the coding sequence ATGTTATTTAATATATTGATCATAGATGATGAATTTACATCAAAAAATTTTTCTTTTATTACAGATAGTCTAGACAATACTAAAATAAGTATTTTAAGTGACTATAGCACAATAAGTGCTGTTTTAAAAGAGGAATTTATTCATATGATTATCATCAATCCTGATATCTTTTCACTAGAAGATTTTAAAGAGATAATTGAAGAAAATAACTTAAATTATACTACAAATCCTATTTTAATAATAGGGGAAGAAAAAGATATACAAGTTGAGTTTGATTTCATCTTTGATTACATTAGTTATATGATGCCTCAAGAGTTGATTATCCGTAAAATTAGATTTTGTAAAAAACTTTTTGAGCGAGAGCTCAATTATCAAACAAGTATAAACAAACTTTTATATACTGATTCTTTGACTCAATTACCAAACCGTGTAAAACTAATAAAAGATTTACAAAATGATTCTTTACATATAAATGCACTTGCAATAATAGATATAAAAAATTTTAGAGGAATAAACGACTTTTTTGGTATAAGAATAGGTGACAAGGTCTTAAAACATACAAAAGAGTTACTTACAAAATATATTGAATTAGTACATAATCGCGTGACATTATATAAGTTTCCTTCCGATGTTTTTTGTTTAGCAAATATTAATTTATCAAAAAAAGAGTTTCAAAATTTGGTTTTTTATATGTTAAGTGGCATAAACAATCAAATCATTAAAGAACAAGAATATGAAATAGACATTGATGCTGTTGCAGGTATAACTTTTTCTACCAAAAAAAACAAACTTATCACTGCTGACTTAGCTCTTCAAAAGGCAAAAACAGAAAACAAGTTATATTTAGTATTTTATGAGAAACTTGACAATTTAGAAGAATATGAAAGCAATATGTATTGGGCTAAAAAGTTAAAAAAAGCACTTTTAGATGATGATGTTATTGTTTATTTTCAGCCTATTTTAGACAATCGTACAAAAAAAGTTCAGAGATATGAAGCTTTAGTAAGATTGTATGATAAACAAAATGATGAAGTTGTAGCCCCATATCACTTTTTGGATATATCAAAAAAAGCTTGTTTATATAAAGATATCACAAAAAATGTGATTGAAAAATCTTTTAAAGAGTTTGAAAATCTTGATTATGAGTTTTCCATAAATATTTCATATGAAGATATAAATGACCCAACTTTTTTGATATATATTGAAGAGATGCTAAAAAAATATCAAGTATCCAAAAGATTAACTTGGGAGATTTTAGAAAATGAAAATATAAAAAACTATGATGTTTTAATATGTTTCATAAAAGCAGTCAAAAAGCTTGGTTGCAAAGTCTCTATTGATGATTTTGGTACAGGGTATTCTAATTTTGAGCATCTATTAAAGATGGATGTTGATTGTCTGAAAATTGATGCTTCACTTATCAAAAATATCGTTAAAGATAAAACTAGTTACAAAATTGTAGAAACAATAATTAAGTTTGCAAAAAATTTAAACCTAAAGACTGTTGCCGAGTTTGTAGAAAATAAAGAGATTTTTGAATTAGTAAATAAATTAGATATTGACTTTTCTCAAGGAGACTATATTAGTGAGCCATTAGAAAAGCCAAATTTTAAAGAGGATTTTATCTAA
- a CDS encoding 7TM diverse intracellular signaling domain-containing protein → MKFKLLILLFFFSFLNAEYLVYEDINGNKTLDYIKKNKHSIFKKTNKPSFAATQSTIWLSITLKNDLKYTSSQYIRFREAFLYKIELYDENNILKGGSSVSFKNKQLPYVTDTFKVELEQNSSKTVFIKILPKYNATYAYDIFKSYNEVDKHNDFYENVFMIYLSIMTLILISALIIFFIFREKLFIYYIYFIFITIIFQVYHSGYILMYIDIPNLVKYAEILALGVLIGSTLFIKKFFKEQVKKYPFSKFLFQAILIMSSLGIILLLFNFSYYVDLFIELVIINFGLISLILFVLYMIIKKVKYSLFIFIGMFTFINTSMYCALYFTGIIDTSYGLVSMQIGSIIESFAFLSLILFRIYNRIRIEKNKSEEYAQKLKEMQILAKMGIWTYNIINDTLHLDESSKKIYEVDKDVISFKHFLNLIHPDDRKNMLKIKKQALSRQDIHEFEFRLILNSDISKLKYISIHWQFSYDYENKLSHINGYIINKTEKVLAQKKLENQQLLIMHQQKLAQQGEILSMIAHQWRQPLTALSATTNALILKNMVGKEINSDELYNELKLISTYTNHLSSTIDDFRNFFKAEKEKTTVSFEELADKSLNIIKLSLETNDIKIFKNYNCKKKFSTYENEVRQVILNIFKNAEDVLIERKIEDKKIFIETKEENNYIVLSINDNAGGIKEELLSKIFEAYFSTKKNKDGTGLGLYMSRTIINKHCNGKLEASNNKYGAVFTIKIPKS, encoded by the coding sequence TTGAAATTTAAACTATTAATACTTTTATTTTTTTTCTCTTTTTTAAATGCAGAATATTTAGTATATGAAGATATAAATGGAAATAAAACATTAGACTATATCAAAAAAAACAAACATTCAATTTTTAAGAAAACAAATAAACCAAGTTTTGCCGCAACTCAATCTACAATTTGGCTAAGTATTACTTTAAAAAATGACTTAAAATACACTTCTTCACAATATATTAGATTTAGAGAAGCCTTTCTTTATAAAATAGAACTCTATGATGAAAACAATATTCTAAAAGGAGGCTCAAGCGTTTCATTTAAAAATAAACAACTTCCATATGTAACAGATACTTTTAAAGTAGAGCTCGAACAAAATAGCAGTAAAACAGTTTTTATAAAGATATTGCCTAAATACAATGCAACTTATGCCTATGATATTTTTAAATCATATAATGAAGTAGATAAACATAATGATTTTTATGAAAATGTTTTTATGATATATCTTTCTATAATGACATTAATTTTGATTAGTGCATTAATCATATTTTTTATATTTAGAGAAAAACTATTTATCTATTATATTTATTTTATATTTATAACTATCATTTTTCAGGTATATCATTCTGGATACATTTTAATGTATATAGATATTCCTAATTTAGTTAAATATGCTGAGATTCTTGCACTAGGAGTATTAATTGGTTCTACTTTATTTATTAAAAAATTTTTTAAAGAACAAGTCAAGAAATACCCTTTTTCAAAATTTTTATTTCAAGCTATACTAATAATGAGCTCACTTGGGATTATATTACTACTTTTTAATTTTAGTTATTATGTCGATCTTTTTATTGAACTAGTGATAATAAACTTTGGATTAATATCTCTAATTTTATTTGTTCTTTATATGATTATCAAGAAAGTTAAATATAGTTTATTTATTTTTATTGGGATGTTCACTTTTATCAATACCTCTATGTATTGTGCTTTATATTTTACGGGGATAATTGATACTAGCTATGGACTTGTAAGTATGCAAATTGGTTCGATAATAGAATCTTTTGCTTTTCTTTCTTTGATTTTATTTCGTATTTATAATCGTATACGTATAGAAAAGAACAAAAGTGAAGAGTATGCTCAAAAACTAAAAGAGATGCAAATTTTAGCAAAAATGGGTATATGGACATACAATATAATTAATGATACGCTTCATTTAGATGAATCTTCAAAAAAAATATATGAAGTAGACAAGGATGTAATTAGTTTTAAACATTTTCTTAATCTTATACATCCAGATGATAGAAAAAATATGTTAAAAATAAAAAAACAAGCACTTTCAAGACAAGATATTCATGAATTTGAATTTAGATTAATCCTTAATTCTGATATTTCAAAACTAAAATATATATCTATTCATTGGCAATTTTCTTATGACTATGAAAATAAACTAAGTCATATAAATGGATATATTATTAACAAAACAGAAAAAGTACTTGCACAAAAAAAACTTGAAAATCAACAATTACTAATAATGCACCAACAAAAACTAGCTCAACAAGGAGAAATTCTAAGTATGATAGCACATCAGTGGAGACAGCCTCTTACTGCCTTATCGGCTACAACAAATGCATTAATACTTAAAAACATGGTAGGAAAAGAGATAAATTCAGATGAACTTTATAATGAACTAAAATTGATATCAACATACACAAATCATTTATCTTCTACTATAGATGATTTTAGAAACTTCTTCAAAGCAGAAAAAGAAAAAACAACTGTTTCGTTTGAAGAGTTAGCAGATAAATCATTAAACATCATAAAACTATCCCTTGAAACAAATGATATAAAGATATTCAAAAACTACAATTGTAAAAAAAAGTTTTCTACCTATGAAAATGAAGTAAGACAAGTGATATTGAATATATTTAAAAATGCAGAAGATGTACTAATTGAAAGAAAAATTGAAGATAAAAAAATCTTCATTGAAACAAAAGAAGAAAACAATTATATAGTCCTAAGCATCAATGATAATGCAGGGGGAATAAAAGAAGAGTTACTTAGTAAAATATTCGAAGCATATTTTTCCACTAAAAAAAATAAAGATGGTACAGGACTTGGTCTTTATATGAGTAGAACAATAATAAATAAACATTGCAATGGCAAACTTGAAGCATCAAATAATAAATATGGTGCTGTTTTTACTATTAAGATTCCTAAAAGTTAG
- a CDS encoding TRAP transporter substrate-binding protein has protein sequence MTKNRREFIKKTGLAGIGAAIAAPSLANAAVSEKKFRWKMTNCYGAGAPFYSTGPGSASYFCDRVEELSGGRLRIKHYPAGELIPAMEGFDAVSKGTIQMNWGNSFFWAGKTFAAQYFTAVPFGMNFQGTNAWLQFGGGQELWDEVYKPFNVIGLAAGNTGVQMTGWFKKEINKVEDLNGLRMRVPGLAGKVLEQLGVGVKLLPGGEIFPALERGVIDAAEFVGPFQDRRMGLHKAAKNYYTTGWGEPSNTTECLINKDAWDSLPKDLQVIVKAVAAECNLMGLSWSEANNSEALKDLVENEGVIARTLPDSVIEKLREVTFATYDKLTAKDPLVKKVHDSYFAFKAMHDDWQNKSEEVVMTKLSS, from the coding sequence ATGACTAAGAACAGAAGAGAATTTATAAAGAAAACAGGTTTAGCAGGAATAGGTGCGGCAATTGCAGCTCCATCATTAGCAAATGCGGCAGTATCAGAAAAAAAATTTAGATGGAAGATGACAAATTGTTATGGGGCAGGGGCACCATTTTATTCTACGGGACCAGGAAGTGCAAGTTACTTTTGTGATAGAGTTGAAGAATTATCTGGTGGTAGATTAAGAATTAAACATTATCCAGCAGGGGAATTAATCCCAGCAATGGAAGGGTTTGATGCGGTTTCTAAAGGAACTATTCAAATGAATTGGGGTAATTCATTTTTTTGGGCAGGTAAAACTTTTGCAGCTCAATACTTTACAGCAGTTCCATTTGGGATGAACTTTCAAGGTACAAATGCTTGGTTACAGTTTGGTGGTGGTCAAGAACTTTGGGATGAGGTATATAAACCCTTTAATGTTATTGGATTAGCAGCAGGTAATACTGGGGTTCAAATGACAGGTTGGTTTAAAAAAGAGATAAATAAAGTTGAAGATTTAAATGGTCTTAGAATGAGAGTACCAGGTCTTGCAGGAAAAGTTTTAGAGCAACTTGGAGTTGGGGTTAAACTTCTTCCTGGTGGGGAAATTTTTCCAGCCCTTGAAAGAGGAGTTATTGATGCAGCAGAATTTGTAGGCCCTTTTCAAGATAGAAGAATGGGATTACATAAAGCGGCTAAAAACTACTATACAACAGGATGGGGTGAGCCAAGTAATACAACAGAATGTTTAATCAATAAAGATGCTTGGGATTCTTTACCAAAAGATTTACAAGTTATTGTAAAAGCAGTTGCCGCAGAGTGTAATCTTATGGGATTATCTTGGTCAGAAGCAAACAACTCTGAAGCCTTAAAAGACTTAGTTGAAAACGAAGGGGTAATAGCTAGAACTTTACCTGATAGTGTAATAGAAAAGCTAAGAGAAGTTACTTTTGCTACATATGATAAATTAACAGCAAAAGATCCTTTAGTAAAAAAAGTTCACGACAGTTACTTTGCTTTTAAAGCAATGCATGATGATTGGCAAAATAAAAGTGAAGAAGTTGTGATGACTAAGTTATCATCATGA
- a CDS encoding TRAP transporter small permease subunit, translated as MKNLVVLSNRLDAFVERIGKLSSWLIFILVLMVAGDVLFRYFFHISSIAEQELQWHILAAIAMFGSAFTFQQKEHVRVDLFYHHYSERVKQMMDILIPLFIIVPFSIFIIYLSSDYVMQSYHNGEVSPDPGGLPYRYLVKSLIPIGFILIFIQALAVLFKAISRVVGEK; from the coding sequence ATGAAAAACTTAGTTGTACTTTCAAATAGACTTGATGCGTTCGTGGAACGCATCGGTAAATTAAGTTCATGGTTAATATTTATTTTAGTTTTGATGGTTGCAGGGGATGTACTTTTTAGATATTTTTTTCATATAAGTTCTATTGCTGAACAAGAACTTCAATGGCATATCTTAGCAGCAATTGCGATGTTTGGTTCAGCTTTTACTTTCCAACAAAAAGAGCATGTAAGAGTTGATCTTTTTTATCATCACTATAGTGAAAGAGTAAAACAAATGATGGATATTTTAATCCCTCTTTTTATAATAGTTCCTTTTTCAATTTTTATAATTTATTTATCAAGTGACTATGTAATGCAGTCATATCATAATGGGGAAGTTTCACCTGATCCTGGTGGATTACCATATAGATATTTAGTTAAATCATTAATTCCAATTGGATTTATATTGATTTTTATTCAAGCTTTAGCTGTTTTATTTAAAGCGATTTCACGGGTTGTAGGGGAGAAGTAA
- a CDS encoding TRAP transporter large permease: MDPQILAIMMVVSLFTLILLGVPVAFAIAGAGLLFGVIGVDLNLFNLLPSRIFGVLTNYTLLAIPLFVFMGILLEKSRLAEKMLDVLGLLSGKKPGGMAIAIIVVGILMGASTGIVGATVVTLTMIALPTLLKRNYSHSVSCGTICASGTLGQILPPSLVLILLADISGEAIGPLFAAALMPGLLLATCYIIYIILLSKFAPHHVPPIDEEERNTYSKKELWIEFFKSVAPPFLLIFAVLGSIIGGLAAPTEAASMGAIGALIIVFLSKRLSLEILKETLYETMKVTGMIMFVLIASQVFGLSFRGLDGDYLVEDLFDAIPGGMWGAILFMMLVLFILGFFLEWIEISYIVLPLVLPVFHALDVNMIWLGILIALNLQSSFLTPPFGWSLFFLKGVAPKEIKTMEIYKGVIPFIAIQIIVIALVMIFPEIALWLPKAIGWM, from the coding sequence ATGGATCCACAAATTTTAGCAATTATGATGGTTGTATCTTTATTTACTCTTATTTTATTAGGTGTCCCTGTTGCTTTTGCTATTGCAGGTGCTGGGCTTTTATTTGGAGTTATTGGAGTAGATTTAAATCTGTTTAATCTTCTTCCTTCAAGAATTTTTGGAGTACTTACAAACTATACCCTTTTAGCAATTCCTCTTTTTGTTTTTATGGGAATACTTTTAGAAAAATCCCGTTTAGCTGAAAAAATGTTAGATGTGTTAGGACTTTTATCTGGTAAAAAACCTGGTGGAATGGCTATAGCTATTATTGTTGTAGGTATTCTTATGGGTGCCTCAACAGGTATAGTTGGAGCAACAGTTGTAACCCTTACAATGATTGCATTACCAACTTTATTAAAAAGAAATTATTCCCATAGTGTTTCTTGTGGGACAATTTGTGCATCTGGAACATTAGGGCAGATTTTACCACCAAGTTTGGTATTGATTTTACTTGCGGATATTAGTGGGGAAGCTATTGGCCCTTTATTTGCTGCTGCACTTATGCCGGGATTACTTTTAGCTACTTGTTATATTATTTATATAATTCTTTTAAGTAAATTTGCTCCTCACCATGTACCTCCAATTGATGAAGAGGAGAGAAATACTTATTCGAAAAAAGAATTATGGATAGAGTTTTTTAAATCAGTTGCTCCACCATTTTTACTTATTTTTGCAGTACTTGGCTCTATTATTGGAGGACTTGCAGCTCCTACTGAAGCTGCTTCAATGGGAGCTATTGGTGCTTTGATAATTGTATTTTTAAGTAAAAGGCTAAGTTTAGAAATTTTAAAAGAAACTTTATATGAAACTATGAAAGTGACTGGTATGATTATGTTTGTCCTTATCGCCTCTCAAGTTTTCGGATTAAGTTTTAGAGGATTAGATGGAGATTATTTAGTTGAAGATCTTTTTGATGCGATACCAGGTGGAATGTGGGGTGCAATTTTATTTATGATGTTGGTTTTATTTATTTTAGGATTTTTCTTAGAATGGATTGAAATATCATATATTGTATTGCCATTAGTTTTACCTGTATTTCATGCTTTGGATGTAAATATGATTTGGTTAGGGATTTTAATTGCACTAAATCTTCAATCATCATTTTTAACACCACCCTTTGGTTGGTCACTCTTTTTCTTAAAAGGTGTAGCACCAAAAGAGATCAAAACAATGGAAATATATAAGGGAGTTATTCCATTTATTGCAATTCAAATTATAGTGATTGCACTTGTAATGATTTTCCCAGAAATAGCCCTTTGGCTACCAAAAGCAATAGGATGGATGTAA